In Devosia litorisediminis, one genomic interval encodes:
- the phnE gene encoding phosphonate ABC transporter, permease protein PhnE, with product MSETILPGNPAPLSRELGVVHAHYRSLLRTRRLYTLLVGGALLVVLSASLWFANASNAGAFFDRLPYFFDFFIHFQPDEAMEIVRALFDLPSPLADGSFKYNYEEGRVYLLGDFYLPEYFYQMLVTINIALVSTIFGVTFAFGLCFLAASNVTGSRPIRFVVRRFLEVLRAFPEIVVAGMLVAILSVGPIGAIVAVSLHTVGALGKLFYEVTENADGRADEGLRSVGANWFERVRFAFVPQVMPNFVSYALLRAEINVRASTIIGAVGGGGIGEVFRLSIGRDHAAKTYAIIILLFATIIGIDAISGALRKRLVGPSAFQFGG from the coding sequence ATGAGCGAGACCATCCTTCCCGGCAATCCGGCCCCGCTTTCCAGGGAACTGGGCGTGGTGCATGCGCACTACCGGTCCCTGCTGCGCACCAGACGGCTCTATACGCTGCTGGTCGGGGGCGCCTTGCTGGTGGTGCTGTCCGCTTCGCTCTGGTTTGCCAATGCGTCAAACGCTGGCGCCTTCTTCGACCGGCTGCCCTATTTCTTCGACTTCTTCATTCACTTTCAGCCCGACGAGGCGATGGAAATCGTGCGCGCGCTGTTCGATCTGCCTTCGCCGCTGGCCGATGGCTCGTTCAAGTACAATTACGAGGAAGGCCGGGTCTATCTGCTCGGCGATTTCTATCTGCCCGAATATTTCTACCAGATGCTGGTGACGATCAATATCGCGCTGGTCTCGACCATTTTCGGCGTCACTTTTGCCTTTGGCCTGTGCTTTCTGGCAGCCAGCAATGTGACCGGGTCACGCCCGATCCGGTTCGTGGTGCGGCGTTTTCTCGAAGTGCTGCGTGCTTTCCCCGAAATCGTCGTCGCCGGCATGCTGGTGGCCATCCTCTCGGTGGGCCCGATCGGTGCTATTGTTGCGGTCAGCCTGCATACGGTGGGTGCACTGGGCAAGCTGTTCTACGAAGTCACCGAGAATGCCGATGGCCGCGCCGATGAGGGGCTGCGCTCGGTGGGGGCCAACTGGTTCGAGCGCGTCCGCTTCGCCTTCGTGCCCCAGGTCATGCCGAACTTCGTCTCCTATGCCTTGCTGCGCGCCGAAATCAATGTGCGCGCCTCCACCATTATCGGCGCGGTGGGCGGCGGCGGCATTGGCGAGGTGTTCCGGCTCTCGATTGGCCGCGATCATGCCGCCAAGACCTACGCCATCATCATCCTGCTGTTTGCCACCATTATCGGCATCGACGCGATCTCCGGCGCGTTGCGCAAGCGTCTGGTCGGCCCGTCTGCTTTCCAGTTCGGCGGTTGA
- the phnD gene encoding phosphonate ABC transporter substrate-binding protein, with protein MTAIRTVLLAGIALAGVTAPTFAQEMDVIRIGILGGENETDRLANNQCLIDLLPEALGVKEVKLFPAADYDGVIQGLLGGTLDIAGLGASGFAKVYLADPEAVEPFNTTVQLDGAMGYHSILLARKDSGIDTLEAAKGKTLGYADPDSTSGYLIPLVTLPEQTGMANDEYFSATSFNGGHENNVLALLDHKVDVAVTWTSGVGEFSEGYSSGNTRSMADKGMLDMEDVTQLWLSPLIPNGPNVMRSDLPQAMKDKIVAFYTNLPETNYECFSGIERGDYKGYAPVDADFYKPIIDARKATIGG; from the coding sequence GCATCGCGCTCGCTGGCGTCACTGCACCGACCTTCGCCCAGGAAATGGATGTAATCCGCATCGGCATCCTTGGCGGCGAAAACGAGACCGACCGTCTCGCCAACAACCAGTGCCTGATCGACCTGCTGCCAGAAGCGCTGGGCGTCAAGGAAGTCAAACTGTTCCCCGCAGCTGACTATGACGGTGTAATCCAGGGCCTGCTCGGCGGCACGCTCGATATCGCCGGTCTGGGTGCTTCAGGTTTTGCCAAGGTCTATCTGGCCGACCCCGAAGCCGTTGAGCCCTTCAACACCACCGTCCAGCTCGACGGCGCCATGGGCTATCACTCGATCCTGCTGGCCCGCAAGGATTCGGGCATCGACACCCTCGAAGCGGCCAAGGGCAAGACCCTGGGCTATGCCGATCCGGACTCCACCTCGGGCTATCTCATCCCGCTGGTGACCCTCCCCGAACAGACCGGCATGGCCAATGACGAGTATTTCTCGGCAACCTCGTTCAATGGTGGCCACGAGAACAACGTTCTCGCCCTGCTCGACCACAAGGTCGATGTGGCTGTGACCTGGACGTCGGGCGTTGGCGAATTCTCCGAAGGCTATAGCTCGGGCAATACCCGCTCGATGGCCGACAAGGGCATGCTGGACATGGAAGACGTGACCCAGCTCTGGCTCTCGCCGCTGATCCCCAATGGTCCCAATGTGATGCGCTCGGACCTGCCGCAGGCCATGAAGGACAAGATCGTCGCCTTCTACACCAATCTGCCCGAGACCAATTACGAGTGCTTCAGCGGCATCGAACGCGGCGACTACAAGGGCTATGCCCCCGTCGACGCCGATTTCTACAAGCCGATCATCGACGCTCGCAAGGCAACCATCGGCGGCTGA